From Pseudomonas hefeiensis, one genomic window encodes:
- a CDS encoding DMT family transporter, giving the protein MNTSAHPFALGVFFAVFATLCWGSNFIVPYVTGNYSIFDFLAVKFMIVGVIGVVWMIVDRTNVRELTLSMRTVALTLGAIGYLGYSVCIACGVKISGPVLTPAFIAVVPVLLALLGNAQNKVLAWRKLALPLSMLVFGLLLINIMANDTPLASQGAAVFGVFFSVCAVAFWLAFSVLNQKGLSKIPAHSTSAWTGLMMVGSALGMLLVMPLGYAFNLFEMPSQGASFANAGDLYVWAFLIAILSSVLGAWAWNKASRYLPMVLSGQLIALESLFATLFGLLFEQRLPTLYEALGITAVLTGAMLAIRMLFTSHEIGRDKLTAS; this is encoded by the coding sequence ATGAACACATCAGCTCATCCTTTTGCCCTCGGCGTATTTTTTGCGGTATTTGCAACATTATGCTGGGGTTCGAATTTTATAGTTCCTTACGTCACTGGGAACTACAGCATATTTGACTTTCTAGCAGTTAAATTCATGATCGTTGGAGTAATCGGTGTCGTTTGGATGATCGTCGACCGCACCAATGTTCGAGAGTTGACACTTTCTATGCGGACGGTGGCGCTGACGCTGGGAGCCATAGGTTATCTAGGGTACAGCGTCTGCATTGCATGCGGTGTTAAGATCAGCGGCCCCGTGCTGACGCCAGCATTCATCGCGGTGGTGCCTGTGCTGCTGGCTCTGCTTGGAAATGCGCAAAACAAGGTATTGGCCTGGCGAAAACTGGCATTGCCTTTATCCATGCTGGTGTTCGGCCTGCTGCTCATCAATATTATGGCTAACGATACCCCACTCGCCTCGCAAGGCGCCGCCGTGTTCGGGGTGTTTTTTTCTGTTTGTGCCGTGGCGTTTTGGTTAGCGTTCAGTGTGCTGAACCAAAAAGGTCTGAGCAAAATCCCAGCACATTCAACAAGCGCGTGGACAGGACTCATGATGGTCGGGAGCGCGCTGGGTATGCTTCTGGTGATGCCCTTGGGGTATGCATTTAATCTTTTTGAAATGCCCTCTCAAGGCGCCAGCTTTGCCAACGCTGGAGACCTTTATGTGTGGGCATTTCTAATTGCAATTTTGTCGTCCGTATTGGGAGCGTGGGCGTGGAACAAAGCGTCTCGGTATTTACCCATGGTGCTTTCGGGGCAACTAATTGCTCTCGAATCCCTTTTCGCGACCCTATTCGGATTGCTTTTTGAACAACGTTTACCAACGCTGTATGAAGCCCTAGGTATTACGGCAGTGTTAACAGGCGCAATGCTGGCCATCCGAATGCTCTTCACATCCCACGAGATAGGGCGAGATAAGCTAACGGCGTCTTAA
- a CDS encoding LysR substrate-binding domain-containing protein, whose product MNLLGKSLPPLASLLSFEAAARLESFSRAADELHITQAAVSRQIRGLEEDLGVALFDRRNRAVFLTPEGRQLGLVVNAALNQISSVAESLRGSARRHQVVLLSQLCEAFYWLMPRLSRFHQRHPDIEIQVVTTTRPLTEFGGHFDVALQSTGRASGLNHLLFTASDKVFPVCSPDYLNKQEGALKVTDLVHHTLLHHRATPPHLMEWDSWLAEFGIALDGRTKNRYFDSYPMMLQAAVEGHGIAVGWARTAGRLVESGDLRKPCAESVFLPQAISVFKRPVITERRETNSLIEWLRIELLEAID is encoded by the coding sequence ATGAATTTACTCGGCAAGTCACTTCCTCCACTCGCTAGCTTGTTGTCTTTTGAAGCGGCCGCCCGCCTGGAAAGCTTTTCACGAGCTGCTGACGAACTCCATATCACTCAAGCAGCAGTAAGCCGACAGATTCGTGGGCTGGAGGAGGATCTTGGTGTAGCACTCTTCGACAGGCGCAATCGTGCGGTCTTTTTAACGCCAGAAGGACGGCAGCTTGGGCTTGTCGTGAATGCTGCGTTAAACCAAATAAGCTCAGTCGCTGAGAGCTTGCGAGGCAGTGCCCGCAGGCATCAGGTTGTATTGCTCTCACAGCTTTGTGAAGCGTTCTACTGGCTGATGCCGCGCCTTTCTCGCTTCCATCAACGCCATCCGGATATCGAGATTCAAGTCGTTACCACTACCCGACCGTTGACGGAGTTCGGTGGTCATTTCGACGTTGCTCTCCAGAGCACGGGTCGAGCAAGCGGATTAAATCACCTGTTATTCACGGCCTCTGACAAAGTGTTCCCCGTGTGCAGTCCCGATTATCTCAATAAACAAGAGGGAGCGTTGAAAGTCACAGATCTGGTACATCACACGCTCTTGCACCACCGGGCTACGCCTCCTCATTTGATGGAGTGGGACAGTTGGCTAGCCGAGTTCGGCATCGCTCTGGATGGCCGCACCAAAAATCGTTATTTCGACAGTTACCCGATGATGCTTCAAGCCGCAGTGGAAGGACATGGTATTGCCGTCGGCTGGGCTCGAACTGCCGGGAGACTGGTTGAAAGCGGAGACTTGAGAAAGCCTTGCGCTGAAAGCGTGTTTTTACCGCAAGCGATATCTGTTTTTAAACGCCCTGTTATTACCGAACGAAGAGAAACTAACTCCCTGATAGAGTGGCTCAGGATTGAACTGTTAGAAGCGATAGATTAG